A genome region from Blastocatellia bacterium includes the following:
- a CDS encoding isoaspartyl peptidase/L-asparaginase: MSKLTRRHFIASGLTFLAAHRMRSGYAQSRTPNRPLAIASANRITLPDGTVYYNGIRATERAFQLMRAGSDPLDAVIAGVNIVEDDPNDMSVGYGGLPNEEGEVELDASVMHGPTGRCGAVAALRYIKNPSKVARLVMEETDHILLVGEGALRFALSFGFKKEELLTERARQIWLQWRRERGERDHWMQNKLPGALRSALPNEDWRQFTGTISCLAITEAGDMAGVTTTSGLAFKVPGRVGDSPIIGCGLYVDNEVGAAGSTGWGEDNIRVVGAHTVVENMRRGMSPLEACLDALRRVVKLYGGRPVNQLNFYAINKNGEYAGAAIFKGAQFAVTDARGSRVEDSAYLFERRPS, encoded by the coding sequence ATGTCGAAGCTCACACGCCGACATTTCATAGCGAGCGGATTGACGTTCCTCGCGGCTCATCGGATGCGCTCCGGATACGCGCAATCGAGGACGCCGAATCGGCCGTTGGCCATCGCCAGCGCCAATCGCATCACCCTGCCCGACGGTACCGTGTACTACAACGGGATTCGCGCGACCGAGCGAGCGTTCCAACTCATGCGCGCTGGAAGCGACCCGCTGGATGCCGTCATCGCGGGCGTCAATATCGTCGAGGACGATCCCAATGACATGAGCGTCGGCTATGGTGGTCTCCCCAACGAGGAGGGTGAGGTCGAGCTGGATGCCTCGGTCATGCACGGGCCGACGGGGCGTTGCGGCGCCGTCGCGGCCTTGCGCTACATCAAGAATCCCTCCAAGGTCGCGCGTCTCGTCATGGAGGAGACAGATCACATCCTGTTGGTCGGCGAAGGAGCGTTGCGCTTCGCGCTCTCCTTCGGATTCAAGAAGGAAGAGCTGCTGACCGAACGCGCGCGCCAGATATGGCTGCAGTGGCGACGCGAGCGCGGCGAGCGCGACCACTGGATGCAAAATAAGCTCCCGGGGGCGCTGCGTTCCGCTCTGCCGAATGAGGATTGGCGGCAGTTCACTGGGACGATCAGTTGCTTGGCCATCACCGAAGCGGGGGATATGGCCGGCGTGACCACTACGAGCGGCCTCGCCTTCAAAGTCCCGGGACGCGTCGGTGATTCTCCGATCATCGGCTGCGGCCTCTACGTGGACAATGAGGTGGGGGCAGCGGGTTCGACCGGTTGGGGAGAGGACAACATTCGCGTCGTAGGCGCACACACGGTCGTGGAGAACATGCGGCGTGGCATGAGCCCGCTCGAAGCCTGTTTGGACGCCTTGCGGCGCGTCGTCAAACTCTACGGCGGTCGGCCCGTGAATCAGTTGAACTTCTACGCCATCAACAAAAACGGCGAATACGCCGGAGCCGCCATCTTCAAAGGAGCGCAGTTCGCCGTCACTGATGCGCGCGGCAGTCGTGTCGAGGACTCCGCCTATCTCTTCGAGCGCCGTCCTTCGTAG
- the pgsA gene encoding CDP-diacylglycerol--glycerol-3-phosphate 3-phosphatidyltransferase: MNLPNAVTLLRIFIVPLLVVVLLTRVSEAWFGVSQRLLGVAIFLAAAFTDWLDGFLARRRRQISPLGMLLDPLADKLLISAALIALVDNRLAPAWAVVIIIGREFAVTGLRGIAAREGLVIAPSRMGKFKMLAEVIAVALLILSMTDEGGPPVTPYAVPVFWEAPAFVHVLARFSASGYLSAHDVRILLYSAGRAVLWLVVISSIWSMYGYFRQFYAFVRNPVHERLSTSPLAQIEEDVLARSSGRPS; encoded by the coding sequence TTGAACCTGCCGAACGCGGTGACATTGCTCAGAATTTTCATCGTCCCGCTACTTGTCGTCGTTCTGCTCACGCGCGTCTCGGAAGCGTGGTTCGGAGTCTCGCAGCGACTGTTGGGGGTCGCGATCTTCTTGGCGGCGGCGTTCACGGATTGGCTCGACGGCTTTTTGGCGCGTCGTCGGCGTCAGATCTCGCCGTTGGGAATGCTGCTGGATCCGCTCGCGGACAAGCTGTTGATCTCGGCGGCATTGATCGCACTCGTGGACAATCGGCTGGCACCGGCTTGGGCAGTCGTTATCATCATCGGGCGCGAGTTCGCCGTGACCGGATTGCGCGGCATCGCCGCGCGCGAAGGATTGGTGATCGCTCCCTCGCGGATGGGGAAGTTCAAAATGCTCGCCGAAGTGATCGCCGTCGCCCTGCTCATCCTCAGCATGACCGATGAAGGCGGGCCACCGGTCACTCCCTATGCCGTCCCGGTCTTTTGGGAAGCCCCCGCCTTCGTCCACGTGCTCGCGCGTTTCTCGGCCAGTGGATACCTCTCGGCGCACGACGTGCGCATCTTGCTCTACAGCGCTGGTCGCGCCGTCCTCTGGCTCGTCGTTATCTCCTCCATCTGGTCCATGTACGGCTATTTTCGACAGTTCTACGCCTTCGTGCGAAATCCGGTGCACGAGCGACTCTCCACATCTCCGCTGGCTCAGATCGAGGAAGATGTGCTGGCACGTTCGTCCGGACGCCCCTCGTGA
- a CDS encoding CPBP family intramembrane metalloprotease: MTPTRCERLIVGLLLLVTTGAFSIYALQEAPWRLRLSALLAFALFFWPTLLLGTAEGREKLVAFVRRDDALRHANIFLLVFALTALAALSALALGQFRWEAVWACAAYLLIPTVALTVRRPNHEGFTLQDALAIVALWFPIEFEWLPLAEIPRRPGIGMDKLLGVMWLLVLFLGVRRLEGIGYTFLLGRADVARAGLYFALFVTFFAIPLAIPTHFVASSPAMRPLSEIGPVLLATAFLIALPEELLFRGVMLNLLVRRWQEHPMCALAIASLIFGFAHANNPDEPTWVYVVLATIAGWFYGLAYLRTGKVTVAAFLHWMVNSYWGIFFHR, from the coding sequence ATGACGCCCACGCGGTGCGAACGGCTCATCGTCGGTCTTCTCTTGCTGGTGACGACCGGAGCGTTCTCGATCTATGCCTTGCAGGAGGCACCGTGGCGCTTGCGCCTGAGTGCTCTCCTTGCGTTCGCCCTCTTCTTTTGGCCGACGCTGCTGCTCGGCACAGCAGAGGGACGGGAGAAACTCGTGGCCTTCGTTCGCCGAGATGATGCGCTTCGTCACGCGAACATCTTCCTGTTGGTCTTCGCACTCACGGCCCTTGCCGCTCTGTCAGCGCTCGCCCTCGGCCAATTTCGCTGGGAGGCGGTGTGGGCGTGCGCGGCGTATCTGCTGATCCCCACCGTCGCTCTCACCGTCCGACGTCCCAACCACGAAGGATTCACGCTTCAAGACGCGCTCGCCATTGTCGCCCTCTGGTTTCCGATCGAATTCGAGTGGCTCCCGCTGGCTGAGATTCCGCGACGACCGGGAATCGGCATGGACAAGCTCCTTGGGGTGATGTGGCTGCTCGTGCTCTTTCTCGGTGTGCGTCGTTTGGAGGGAATTGGATACACGTTCCTCCTCGGTCGAGCGGACGTCGCGCGAGCGGGACTCTACTTCGCGCTCTTCGTGACGTTCTTCGCCATTCCATTGGCCATCCCCACGCACTTTGTGGCGTCCTCGCCCGCGATGCGCCCGCTTTCGGAGATCGGTCCTGTGCTCCTCGCCACGGCCTTCTTGATCGCATTGCCCGAAGAACTGCTCTTTCGCGGCGTCATGCTCAATCTGCTGGTCCGGCGCTGGCAGGAGCATCCCATGTGCGCTTTGGCCATCGCGTCGCTCATCTTCGGGTTCGCCCACGCCAATAATCCGGACGAACCGACATGGGTGTATGTCGTGCTGGCGACCATCGCCGGATGGTTCTACGGGCTCGCCTACCTGAGGACGGGAAAGGTGACGGTGGCGGCCTTCCTCCATTGGATGGTCAATAGCTACTGGGGCATCTTCTTCCACCGATGA
- a CDS encoding SWIM zinc finger family protein encodes MPDLRTLSARDIEGYAESDAVVERGRCYHRSGRVQEIQLVTQDHLRARVRGQLERSYRVEVWTEGGELHSQCSCPYWGVCKHVVAVLFAWLDQREELQSGPSAGGQAEALATWVEALPTDLLRDLLLEEIRMNSALEEAFQRWRETLRPERLPHYITLLFRRMFGASSKGIARSERRIAHLLTWAKTFDPEVAGAIVRETFKRTVEFCRRRPDVDPTAILEHALGLIEAKAQAFERDPKLAVSVLRDMVTLFLLGRASTRALLEPRLLALAGRWDRRADVIAELKEHLLEADTGAHALLAKLCRLEGLIEEYETARHKSLVSEEDYLELFDHYLQANYPDRAIRVGEQGIKVLGTKASRLAERLAALYQEWGETARAERLLTRRRSV; translated from the coding sequence ATGCCAGACCTGCGGACGCTCAGCGCGCGGGACATCGAGGGGTATGCCGAGAGCGACGCTGTCGTGGAGCGAGGCCGATGCTATCATCGAAGCGGTCGCGTCCAAGAGATACAGCTTGTAACTCAGGATCACCTGCGGGCACGCGTGCGCGGTCAGTTGGAACGCTCCTACCGCGTCGAGGTGTGGACCGAAGGCGGGGAGCTGCACTCGCAATGTTCCTGCCCCTATTGGGGAGTTTGCAAGCATGTCGTGGCCGTGCTCTTCGCCTGGCTTGATCAGCGCGAGGAGCTGCAATCGGGTCCGTCCGCAGGAGGACAAGCGGAAGCTCTCGCGACATGGGTGGAGGCACTCCCCACCGATCTCCTCCGCGACCTTCTTCTCGAAGAGATCCGCATGAACAGCGCTCTCGAAGAGGCCTTCCAGCGATGGAGGGAGACGCTGCGCCCGGAACGGCTGCCTCACTACATCACGTTGCTCTTTCGCCGAATGTTCGGGGCTTCGTCCAAAGGCATCGCGCGGAGCGAGAGGCGCATCGCTCACCTGCTCACGTGGGCGAAGACCTTCGACCCCGAGGTCGCGGGAGCGATTGTGCGAGAGACGTTCAAACGGACTGTTGAATTCTGTCGGCGTCGGCCGGATGTGGACCCGACGGCGATCCTCGAACACGCACTGGGACTCATCGAGGCAAAGGCCCAGGCCTTCGAGCGCGATCCGAAACTCGCGGTGTCCGTCTTGCGCGACATGGTCACGCTGTTTCTGCTTGGACGTGCGTCCACGCGCGCGCTCCTTGAGCCCAGACTGTTAGCATTGGCCGGACGATGGGATCGCCGGGCCGATGTGATCGCCGAACTGAAGGAGCATCTTCTCGAAGCCGACACCGGCGCCCATGCGTTGCTCGCCAAGCTCTGTCGCCTCGAAGGCCTGATCGAAGAATATGAAACGGCTCGGCACAAGAGTTTGGTCTCCGAGGAGGACTACCTGGAGTTGTTCGACCACTACCTTCAGGCGAACTATCCGGATCGGGCCATACGAGTAGGGGAACAGGGAATCAAGGTGCTCGGGACGAAGGCCTCGCGGTTGGCCGAGCGCCTGGCCGCACTGTATCAAGAATGGGGCGAGACGGCGCGAGCCGAGAGACTGCTCACGCGAAGACGATCGGTATGA
- a CDS encoding transglycosylase SLT domain-containing protein, with translation MWRNHRAWALVACVVLLLGSSPNPSADVRNGFSEQPPVGASRAMAELRALFSRGSQPSDGELQALERRHPNTSAAALARLLRGYRKYTAREYTAAVDALKDPIIPARTKLGDYALYYLAKSLQALGRATEAEAQLVKLWHTYPNSIYARLALLEAARSALERGEAMTAIARIAPLAEAGDVSALLLQAEGYEKLGQTERAIRLYERIHFDLPPARDSARARERLLRLGVVVDDVVRYGRERAQGRADRLYEAGAYEEAAQAYRALRAAFPEVTRQAAVLLRFGVSLLRTGAVREASIVLQQASERAAAELQAEALYFLAESHRRLGRVTDFLETSRRLVERHPQSPWAARALLDRARFHERNNDREAALAACRQLVSLQPDSELAPEAFWMLGWNAYRRKAYEEASRALLPIAARHPQSELLAQAAYWAARAEERLGRRERAVLLYEKIVERYRDAYYGQLARQRLERLKARGIVASWPARRQGESLGDPLLERALANLRPPRAPEETAGPSTLDRVEKALELRAIRLDELALGELTLAQREAPTSPRVCLELARLYRDRGDPLAAINVLRQAHPEHAAYRGDEVSEEVFRLLFPLTHWDLIRRNAEAHGLDPYLVAGLIRQESGFHPRARSVANARGLMQLIPSTGRLVARRYGLRRLSPERLYDPALNIRLGTAYLAEQLRRFGRIEYALAAYNAGPVRVVRWLRELPTEEMDEWVESIPITETRQYVKSIIRNVAHYRRIYSTS, from the coding sequence ATGTGGAGGAATCATCGCGCGTGGGCGCTCGTCGCCTGCGTCGTCCTGCTGCTCGGGTCTTCTCCGAACCCGTCAGCGGATGTGAGGAATGGCTTCAGCGAACAGCCGCCAGTGGGGGCCTCGCGCGCGATGGCTGAACTTCGCGCCCTCTTCTCGCGCGGAAGTCAACCATCGGATGGGGAACTGCAAGCGCTCGAACGGCGGCATCCGAATACTTCGGCAGCGGCCCTCGCCCGCTTGCTGCGGGGGTATCGAAAGTACACTGCCCGAGAGTATACGGCAGCGGTAGACGCCCTCAAGGACCCCATCATCCCGGCGAGGACGAAGCTCGGGGATTACGCTCTCTACTATCTGGCCAAGAGTCTTCAAGCGCTCGGTCGCGCCACTGAGGCCGAAGCGCAGTTGGTGAAGCTCTGGCACACGTATCCGAACTCGATCTATGCGCGTTTGGCGCTGTTGGAGGCAGCGCGCTCGGCGCTCGAGCGCGGAGAGGCGATGACAGCGATCGCACGCATTGCGCCGTTGGCGGAAGCTGGCGATGTGTCGGCGCTTCTGCTCCAAGCTGAAGGGTACGAGAAACTCGGCCAGACGGAGCGGGCCATTCGATTGTACGAGCGCATACATTTCGATCTGCCGCCGGCGCGCGACAGCGCCAGAGCCCGCGAGCGATTGCTTCGGTTGGGCGTCGTCGTGGACGACGTGGTGCGTTATGGGCGAGAACGCGCGCAAGGGCGTGCCGATCGGCTCTACGAAGCCGGAGCGTATGAGGAAGCGGCACAAGCGTATCGCGCGCTGCGTGCCGCCTTCCCCGAGGTGACGCGCCAGGCCGCTGTGCTCTTGCGTTTCGGCGTGAGTCTGCTCCGTACAGGCGCTGTGCGCGAAGCGAGCATAGTGCTTCAGCAAGCGAGCGAACGCGCCGCGGCCGAGCTGCAGGCCGAAGCCCTTTATTTTCTGGCGGAGAGTCATCGGCGGCTCGGGCGCGTGACTGACTTCCTGGAGACAAGTCGCCGCTTGGTCGAGCGTCATCCCCAAAGCCCTTGGGCGGCGCGTGCATTGCTCGACCGCGCGCGATTCCACGAGCGGAATAACGACCGCGAAGCGGCACTGGCCGCCTGCCGACAGTTAGTCTCCCTTCAACCCGATTCCGAGCTCGCTCCCGAAGCGTTTTGGATGCTCGGGTGGAATGCCTATCGGCGCAAGGCATACGAGGAGGCCTCCCGCGCACTTTTACCAATTGCCGCGCGGCATCCGCAGTCGGAATTGTTGGCTCAAGCGGCATATTGGGCCGCGCGGGCTGAGGAACGGCTGGGACGCAGAGAGCGCGCCGTGCTCCTCTACGAGAAGATCGTCGAGCGATATCGCGACGCCTACTACGGCCAATTGGCGCGCCAACGCCTGGAGCGTCTGAAAGCCCGTGGGATCGTCGCCTCATGGCCGGCCCGACGACAAGGCGAATCCTTGGGCGATCCTCTGCTTGAGCGCGCGCTCGCGAATCTGCGTCCTCCTCGCGCTCCTGAAGAGACGGCCGGACCTTCTACTCTCGATCGCGTGGAGAAGGCGCTCGAGTTGCGCGCGATTCGTTTGGACGAATTGGCGCTCGGCGAGCTCACCCTGGCTCAACGCGAGGCGCCGACGTCGCCCCGCGTTTGTTTGGAATTGGCGCGCCTCTATCGAGATCGCGGGGATCCTCTGGCGGCGATCAATGTGCTGCGACAAGCTCATCCCGAGCATGCTGCTTATCGAGGCGATGAGGTCTCGGAAGAGGTCTTTCGCTTACTCTTCCCCCTCACTCATTGGGACCTCATTCGGCGAAATGCCGAAGCGCATGGTCTGGACCCCTATCTGGTTGCTGGGCTGATTCGACAGGAATCGGGATTCCATCCGCGAGCGCGTTCGGTTGCCAACGCGCGCGGCTTGATGCAACTGATCCCTTCGACTGGGCGATTGGTCGCTCGCCGATATGGCCTGCGGCGCCTCTCGCCCGAACGGCTCTATGATCCCGCTCTGAACATTCGCTTAGGGACGGCCTATTTGGCCGAGCAGTTGCGACGATTTGGGCGGATCGAGTATGCCCTGGCGGCGTATAATGCCGGGCCCGTGCGCGTCGTGCGGTGGCTCCGAGAGCTTCCCACCGAGGAGATGGATGAGTGGGTCGAGAGCATCCCGATCACCGAAACGCGGCAGTACGTCAAAAGCATCATTCGCAACGTCGCGCATTATCGCCGAATCTACAGCACGTCGTGA
- a CDS encoding tetratricopeptide repeat protein, with protein sequence MKRAGTLALLLAILLPTEGREPALSGQSRASAHLVISTRPAAVVFVNDVRRGVTDARGRLTLVLEPGTYTLRVSKTGYEEAHVRLRLTPGMRRQLALALPPLRDPAERHRQQGDALREQRQFAQAAAEYRKAIALRKGRFPRARLGLARALLALEEPEEALRQVRRAIAESRTPLPEARTLLGNILRAQGLYEDAIREYRAALRQANNFSPEAHAGLALALGELGETEPAIAHMRTAIAQNADAEPILYYLLGNLLLDADRPQEAIAAYETYLRLAPQSETAPAVRSLVEQLRKELASQELR encoded by the coding sequence ATGAAGCGCGCAGGGACACTCGCTCTTCTGCTCGCCATTCTGCTTCCCACCGAAGGAAGGGAGCCAGCCCTTTCAGGCCAGTCACGCGCTTCCGCGCACCTAGTGATCTCCACGCGACCGGCAGCCGTCGTCTTCGTGAATGACGTTCGCCGAGGAGTGACTGATGCGCGTGGTCGGCTGACGCTCGTGCTGGAGCCGGGGACGTATACGTTGCGCGTGAGCAAGACGGGTTATGAAGAAGCGCACGTGCGTCTTCGTCTCACGCCCGGGATGCGGCGGCAGCTCGCCCTGGCGCTTCCTCCGCTGCGAGATCCCGCCGAACGACATCGCCAGCAGGGGGATGCGTTGCGCGAGCAGCGACAATTCGCGCAAGCGGCCGCCGAATATCGGAAAGCGATCGCCTTGCGAAAGGGGCGCTTCCCCCGCGCTCGTCTCGGATTGGCGCGCGCGCTGTTGGCGCTGGAGGAACCCGAGGAGGCCTTGCGCCAAGTCCGGCGCGCCATCGCAGAGAGTCGCACGCCGCTTCCCGAAGCCCGCACCCTTTTGGGGAACATCCTTCGCGCTCAAGGCCTCTACGAAGACGCCATTCGCGAATATCGCGCGGCCTTGCGACAGGCGAACAATTTCTCCCCCGAAGCTCATGCTGGGCTCGCGCTGGCGCTCGGAGAGCTTGGGGAGACTGAACCGGCGATCGCTCACATGCGGACGGCGATCGCTCAAAACGCCGATGCGGAGCCGATCCTCTATTACCTCCTCGGCAACCTCCTGCTCGATGCTGATCGTCCTCAGGAAGCCATTGCCGCCTACGAAACCTATTTGCGGTTAGCGCCACAAAGCGAGACGGCGCCGGCCGTCCGCTCGCTCGTCGAACAATTGCGCAAGGAACTCGCGTCGCAGGAGCTGCGATGA
- the der gene encoding ribosome biogenesis GTPase Der yields MKPSADDIVASAHAPDVGEIHAVPRECPSVVIVGRPNVGKSTLFNRLVGARRAIVGDEPGITRDRLHGRVRWRGREFELVDTGGLLPDEDALIPASIVRQAEVAIARAALLLFMVDVREGMTPLDEDLARRLRRFGKPIFLIVNKVDAARWEVHVEEFRRLGFSRVFPISAEHGHGIGELLEAILEIVPAPEVPETRPEEIRLAIIGRPNVGKSSLVNRLLGTERVIVAPTPGTTRDAVDSELEYEGTRFRVIDTAGIRRKSRVLEQTERVAVLMAKRHIERADVAVLLIDALEGPTALEAHIGGFAHEAGKSLILAVNKWDLVEKDHTAAARMEAAVRARLRFLDYAPLVFISALTGQHVTQILELAKKAYEARHLRIPTAELNRFFQAFVAESRATTSRRHVRVQYLTQAGVDPPTFILFLNSRREKLEAAYERYIENRLREQYEFFATPIRIKQRLKT; encoded by the coding sequence ATGAAACCGTCGGCTGATGACATCGTGGCGTCGGCGCACGCGCCCGACGTTGGAGAAATCCACGCCGTGCCGAGGGAGTGCCCGAGCGTGGTCATCGTGGGGCGACCCAACGTCGGAAAATCCACGCTCTTCAATCGCCTGGTGGGAGCGCGACGCGCGATCGTGGGCGATGAGCCTGGAATCACGCGCGATCGTCTTCACGGGCGGGTGCGATGGCGCGGTCGAGAATTCGAGTTGGTGGATACGGGCGGGCTCCTTCCGGACGAGGATGCGCTCATTCCGGCGAGCATCGTGCGGCAAGCCGAAGTCGCCATCGCACGCGCCGCTTTGCTCCTCTTCATGGTGGACGTGCGCGAGGGGATGACGCCGCTTGATGAAGATCTGGCGCGGCGGTTGCGCCGATTCGGCAAGCCGATCTTCTTGATCGTCAACAAGGTGGACGCGGCTCGATGGGAAGTACATGTCGAGGAATTTCGCCGTCTCGGATTCTCGCGCGTCTTCCCCATCTCGGCCGAACACGGGCATGGTATCGGCGAATTGCTCGAAGCGATCTTGGAGATCGTCCCAGCTCCGGAAGTGCCCGAGACGCGTCCCGAGGAGATTCGCCTCGCCATCATTGGAAGACCGAACGTGGGGAAATCCTCGTTGGTGAATCGGCTGCTCGGGACCGAGCGGGTGATCGTCGCGCCCACGCCCGGCACGACCCGCGATGCCGTGGATTCGGAGCTGGAGTACGAGGGGACGCGATTCCGCGTGATTGATACGGCGGGCATTCGGCGAAAGTCGCGGGTGCTGGAGCAGACCGAGCGCGTGGCCGTGCTCATGGCCAAGCGGCATATCGAGCGCGCCGACGTCGCCGTGCTCCTCATTGATGCTCTCGAAGGCCCCACGGCTCTGGAGGCGCACATCGGCGGATTCGCTCACGAAGCGGGGAAATCGCTCATCCTCGCCGTCAACAAATGGGATCTCGTCGAAAAGGATCATACGGCGGCGGCGCGCATGGAAGCTGCCGTTCGCGCGCGCTTGCGATTCCTCGATTATGCGCCCCTTGTCTTCATCTCGGCGCTCACGGGACAGCACGTCACTCAAATCCTCGAGCTGGCGAAGAAGGCCTACGAGGCGCGGCATCTGCGCATCCCGACGGCCGAGTTGAATCGCTTCTTCCAAGCCTTCGTCGCCGAATCTCGAGCGACGACGAGTCGTCGGCACGTGCGCGTGCAGTATCTCACGCAAGCGGGCGTGGATCCCCCGACGTTCATCCTCTTCTTGAATTCGCGACGGGAGAAATTGGAAGCCGCCTACGAGCGATACATTGAGAATCGGCTGCGCGAGCAGTACGAGTTCTTCGCCACGCCGATTCGCATTAAGCAGCGACTCAAGACGTGA
- a CDS encoding acyl-CoA thioesterase, with protein sequence MEGKRVAESQVVLSQMMQPEHANILGNVHGGWIMKLVDEAGAIVASRHARKPVVTVVVDSIRFCAPVHVGDLVHVRARLTQAWRTSMEVEVEVEAETLLTGERRVTSTAYLVYVALDESGRPTPVPPLELVSDEERRRAAEAERRRAERLARREAEGTSRAN encoded by the coding sequence ATGGAGGGCAAACGCGTCGCCGAGAGTCAGGTCGTCCTCAGCCAAATGATGCAACCGGAGCACGCGAACATCTTGGGGAACGTGCACGGCGGATGGATCATGAAGCTCGTTGATGAGGCCGGGGCGATCGTCGCCTCGCGCCATGCGCGCAAGCCCGTCGTCACGGTCGTCGTGGATTCGATTCGGTTCTGCGCGCCCGTGCACGTCGGCGACCTCGTGCACGTGCGCGCGCGCCTGACGCAAGCCTGGCGGACTTCAATGGAAGTGGAAGTCGAGGTCGAAGCCGAGACGCTCTTGACGGGCGAGCGACGCGTGACGTCAACGGCGTATCTCGTCTACGTCGCCCTGGACGAATCGGGGCGCCCGACGCCCGTTCCGCCGTTGGAGTTGGTGAGCGATGAGGAACGCCGTCGCGCCGCGGAGGCCGAACGGCGTCGTGCCGAACGCTTGGCCCGTCGCGAAGCCGAAGGCACTTCGCGCGCAAATTGA
- a CDS encoding enoyl-CoA hydratase/isomerase family protein — translation MEIKLVEYRVEDGIAIIELSDPPANTYTYEMMRQFDEAILQARFDDSVHVLVVTGSGDRFFCAGANIRMLAEVTPQYKYYFCLHANETLNRLENTPKLVIAALNGHTVGGGLEIALACDIRIARKDSGKIGLPEVSLGVLPGTGGTQRLARLLGKARALELMVTGRLLTYEEALEIGLIHHIFPNENFMAHVLEYARQFLPPRKASRAVGHIKRAVQSGWEMSLYDGLALERELQQLLFQSEDAREGLWAYVERREPRFQGR, via the coding sequence ATGGAGATCAAGCTCGTCGAATATCGTGTGGAGGATGGCATCGCCATCATCGAGCTTTCCGATCCCCCGGCAAATACCTACACCTACGAGATGATGCGCCAGTTCGATGAGGCCATCCTCCAAGCGCGCTTCGATGATAGCGTGCATGTGCTCGTGGTCACCGGTTCCGGAGATCGGTTCTTCTGCGCCGGAGCCAACATTCGCATGCTCGCGGAGGTGACGCCGCAGTACAAGTATTACTTCTGCCTGCACGCCAACGAGACGTTGAATCGCTTGGAGAACACGCCCAAGCTCGTGATCGCGGCGCTCAATGGGCATACGGTCGGTGGAGGATTGGAGATCGCGCTCGCGTGCGATATTCGTATCGCTCGGAAGGACAGCGGGAAGATCGGATTGCCCGAGGTCTCGCTCGGCGTCCTGCCTGGCACCGGAGGCACACAGCGCTTAGCGCGATTGCTGGGGAAAGCGCGCGCCCTGGAGTTGATGGTCACCGGGCGATTGCTGACCTACGAGGAAGCGTTGGAGATCGGGCTCATCCACCACATCTTCCCGAACGAGAATTTCATGGCGCACGTCCTGGAGTACGCGCGCCAATTCCTCCCCCCGCGGAAAGCGAGCCGCGCCGTCGGCCACATCAAGCGCGCCGTGCAATCGGGCTGGGAGATGTCCTTGTACGACGGGCTGGCGCTCGAGCGCGAGTTGCAGCAATTGCTCTTTCAAAGCGAGGACGCGCGCGAAGGCTTGTGGGCTTACGTCGAGAGGCGCGAGCCGCGATTCCAAGGGCGATGA